Part of the Terriglobales bacterium genome is shown below.
GCAGTTGGGAAAGCTGCTGTTGGGCTGGCGCTGGAAACTCCGGCTCAAAGCCGTTTTCCAGCATGACTTGCTTGGCTATGGCCTGCAAATCAACGTGAGAGACGCTTTTATTGTCCATGGATGTTAGTGAAAGAACCCCAGAAATTTAGAACCCAGAATATATGGAAGCACTAAGCCTAACACGCTGCCGCCAGCTTAGGCGAATGAGGCCTCGGTCCAGGAATTTCCCAATCCTTCTCCGCGATTAAAAAATGCCTTTGTGACTTTGTGGTTAATCTATTTCTGCAAATCCCGGCGCACATACGCAATTAACGTCACACCTGGCCGCAATTCATAAGAACCAATCCGCTCATACTTGTCGCCCAAGGTTTGTTGCAGTTCAGTTTCTTGCGTGTCTTCTCCGATGACCATGGCCTCTTCGGTGGGCGTCATGACCTTGCCCCAATAACCCGCATTAGGAAATTCCCGCAGATACCACGGCAGCGGCCAGTAATCTGGAGCCGTAATCATGATGCCGGTTTTCTCTCCTTTGCCGCCGCGGGCCACAATCTCATTGATTTTGTCGAGCAAAGAAAATATCTGGCGCGTGGTGTGAGCGTAAACGTAGGCAACCGAATCATCATCGTAGCGGAAAAAACTGATGTCAATTGCCTGGTACGCAGAAACCGCGACGATGATCCCCGCTAAACCAACCAGCGCTACTCTCACTCGTTGCCGCTGGCTCTGCCGGAATTTGTTGTAAACCTCCTCGATACAATACCCACCGACAATCGCCAATGGGATGCTGATATTCAGGGTCAACCATGGCGTCTTATATGGAATCAGCGAATACGCTGCCAGAATTCCCATCGCCCAAAAACCAGCGAAGAGTACAAAGCGATTGTTCCCACGATACAAGGCCAGGGCAAAACCTGCGACGCCCAGCAATAGCGAGGGCATCTCCTCCTCCCATAGCCACAAAAGATAGGTGTAAATATCGTGCCGGTCGTCTGTTAGCCCGGTTCCCAGCCAAGTCCGGTAGGTGCCCACTGAATCGTAAATGCCTTTTGGGAAATTGGTGAAAAACGACGAGTACAGCAGAACATGAATGCTTAAAAACAGCACTAAGGCAATGAGGAGCAGGACCGCCAGTCTGCGTCTGCCGCCGAAACGAGCAACTAGCTCTTCCTGCGGGTTATCTTCTATATGTTCATCTCCACGGGAAGCCCGAACGCGGGACTTCCGTGCGCTCGCCTTCTGCTCACCCCTTCCCCAGGTTTTTCTCCAGGCCTGGTAAAGCACAGCGCACGCATACGCTAACCCCAGCACTGCGATCGAGATGATGGATGTCTCTTTGGTCGCTACCAGCAGCGCTGCACAAGCCGCACCCAGCATCAGGTAAATCGGACGTGTAGTCTCGTAGTAGCGCAGGGCAGCTACCACGATGCCCAGCGTGAAAAATACAAACGGAATCTCGTGGATGAAGTAGCGGGAAAAATAAACTGCGCCGGGTGAGAGCGCCACCAGCACAGCCGCTCCCAGGGTTCCGTAGCTGCCCAGGTAGCGCCGCAATTGCAGGATAAGCCACAGTATCCCCACCCCAAAGATGGCTGGAACAATCCGCAGCGAAACCGTGCTCAGCCCCGCTTTGCCGTACAGGAGAGCATTCACCTTTGAAGTAATCAGCGCCAGATAATACAAGCTCGGCCCGTGATAGTTCTCCGGATCGTACCGGTAATAGCCTTCGCGAAAGAGTTGCGTCATAAAGTTGCCATTGACGCCCTCGTCGTTATGCAGCGGCTTTGATTCCAGGTAGGTAAAACGCAGGCCTGCAGCCACGATCAAGATCGCTATGCTTGCCAGCCACCAGCGACGTCCTGACAAGCCCACGCCTGAATCACTTTCCTCAATTGTGGCTTTTGTGTCGGCCGCTCGGGTTAGCGACGGCTGCGGTTCGATTGTTTCCTGCTCCTTTGCCGGAGTTTTGTTCAACAAATTACGGGTTCTAATATTACTCATCGCCCAGACTCGATTTTATAAAGACGATATTCGCCCGATTGTGCAATCACAGGAAACTGGTTCCAAAAATTCTCATTCACGCTCAGGTTGTTTCCATTCAGGTAATCGCGCTCCAGCGGGCTGAGCAAAACATAATTGACTTTGTAGCGCCGCAATATAGACAACGCCTCGGGAGAACCGGAATAGATCTGCCGGATATCGCTTTCCCGCAACCCATAGTCCAGGCCACGCGACCAGATGCTTCCCGGATATCCCAGCAGCGACCTTCTTCCCGTCAAAAACACCGGAGGATTATAAATAGGCGCATGCAGCACCAGCGCCCGCGGCTCGGTGCGCTGCAAAATCTGTTCCGCGATGGCAACACCATCCGAATCGAACTCGCGATATTCCGTCGTGCCAGTTAAGACCCGCGCGATGTCCAGCATCCCGGCCAGTGTGAGGACTGCCAGCAAAGTCGCCGCGGCCCAGCGCCACTTTGCTTCTCTGAACCACGAGGCCAGCATGAGCGCCACCAGTGGCGCGGAGGCCACATACCAGTAAAAGAGGACTTTGATGTTGTCCCACGCCCACGGGGCCAGCTTCATGAGGTTCGGTACGAGGAAGCACAGCAGAAACGGTAGATAGAAGCGCAATAATTTTGAAGAGACCAGGTCGCGCCCTTGCTTGCGCCAAAAAATTGCCGCGATCAGCAGCGGGATGAAAGCTCCAGTATTGGCCAGCCAGAACCAGATTGCATTATTGTTGCCCCGGTCCCAGCCCACCGCCCAGCCCCAAAACGTTTGCGCGTTGATTCCGCTGCGGTGCGTGGGCCACAAAATCTCGGGCAAGGCGATCACCAGCGCAGGCACAAAAAACGCAATCCAGGCGCGCCACTGCGGGAACAAAAGCGCCAGGCATCCCGCCATTCCCATGACCACGATGAAGCTGTGGGCATGCACCAGCGGCAACATTCCTGCAAACACACCGGCTGCGATCATGCGGCGGCGAACCGCAGAAGCGGGAGACGCAATATCTTCCTTCGACACCACTGCATTTTCGGCCTCCACTCCGGGTTGGATCGCAACTGCAGTCGCTTCGCCGGATGATTGCGCTTTAGTGGCTTTGCTTGAAACTCGTTTCGGAGTGGGAGCCGAAGTTGGAACTGAAACCGAAACCGCTTCCCAATTCTTTGGCGCTGGATTCTTTCTGGTGCCGGTGCTGGTGGAAGCCGGCGTCTGCCACGCTGTCTGATTCTGTTCTCCGTCGTTCAAAGCCAGCCACCACTGCGAAAATATAAACACTGCCAGCGGCACGCCGAACAGGATGCTGCGCTGGGGTATAAACAACGTTGTCAAAGAGTTGCCCCAGCGCCAGATCGTATCCCCCGCGATGGTGTAATCGCGCGGAAGATGTTGCAGCACCCCTATGAGACCGGAGTCTCCGGCCTGCGCATCGCCTAACAGCAGCCACCACCCCAGCCCACCGCTCAATAAAATAAGAATCGGCGCAATCACTCCGGCCAGCCGGTCGCGGGTCAACTGCAAAGTCCAGTAATGCATCATGCCCACCAGGACCAGACCCAAGGCGAAGTTCTGGATCCACATCGCGAAGATCAATGACGCGCCGCTGCGCACCAGCATAGCGGTGAGAAAATCCGCGAGGAAAGGATAGGCAAAGCGCACCCCGGAAAAAGCCGGATCCTCGGGCGGAAAGTTCTGGCCGTGGGCGAAGCTGGAGATGATCTGCAGGTGAAAGGGCAAATCGCCCAGATTATTGGTAAAGCCGGTATAAATGCCATCCGCGCGCTGAAACATGACGTCGCCAAAAATCACTCCCAACAGTACCGCAACTGATATATAGAAGATGGCGTAACCGCTCGCCGCCCTTCCAGGATGCAAAACCGCTTGCTTGGTTCCCTGCCAAGTCTCCCCCAGATCGCTTGCAACCTGCGATCTATAGCCTGCCCTTAACAGTAAAAGCCAAGGAAGTGAAACCAGACCGGCGGCAATCCCAATGGATTCGTGGTTCAGTCCCAAAAACGAGGCCGCAACAAAACCCACCGTTGCGAGGAGGACAAAGCCAGTGCATGTGCCGCCACAGAGGCGGGCGGCAAAATGCATTCTTGAACAATACACATAAGTAAGAAGTGTGCCGC
Proteins encoded:
- a CDS encoding flippase activity-associated protein Agl23, with product MSNIRTRNLLNKTPAKEQETIEPQPSLTRAADTKATIEESDSGVGLSGRRWWLASIAILIVAAGLRFTYLESKPLHNDEGVNGNFMTQLFREGYYRYDPENYHGPSLYYLALITSKVNALLYGKAGLSTVSLRIVPAIFGVGILWLILQLRRYLGSYGTLGAAVLVALSPGAVYFSRYFIHEIPFVFFTLGIVVAALRYYETTRPIYLMLGAACAALLVATKETSIISIAVLGLAYACAVLYQAWRKTWGRGEQKASARKSRVRASRGDEHIEDNPQEELVARFGGRRRLAVLLLIALVLFLSIHVLLYSSFFTNFPKGIYDSVGTYRTWLGTGLTDDRHDIYTYLLWLWEEEMPSLLLGVAGFALALYRGNNRFVLFAGFWAMGILAAYSLIPYKTPWLTLNISIPLAIVGGYCIEEVYNKFRQSQRQRVRVALVGLAGIIVAVSAYQAIDISFFRYDDDSVAYVYAHTTRQIFSLLDKINEIVARGGKGEKTGIMITAPDYWPLPWYLREFPNAGYWGKVMTPTEEAMVIGEDTQETELQQTLGDKYERIGSYELRPGVTLIAYVRRDLQK